The following proteins are encoded in a genomic region of Cryptomeria japonica chromosome 11, Sugi_1.0, whole genome shotgun sequence:
- the LOC131030318 gene encoding putative RING-H2 finger protein ATL69 → MPLILARRRCASSPWIIILWVLVVFAFPLVLFKYLFRFHSPYFFIAYASLFLVVTYVAFSEKAAAQPARGEWASPTPAASGQTVDVDMPVFDYRRCKDEVQDGSAAQCIICLSKYDEAEQPALSLPSCRHNFHVECIRKWLRSHGRCPICSAAPFPSHAAPPARLDVVRVSVLVDPLR, encoded by the coding sequence ATGCCGCTAATCTTAGCGAGGCGGCGCTGCGCTTCGTCGCCATGGATCATAATTCTGTGGGTACTTGTTGTTTTTGCTTTTCCGCTCGTACTCTTCAAGTACCTATTTCGTTTCCATTCGCCCTATTTCTTCATCGCATACGCATCACTATTTTTAGTGGTGACATATGTGGCCTTCAGCGAAAAGGCGGCGGCGCAGCCAGCGCGAGGGGAGTGGGCGTCGCCAACACCAGCAGCGTCGGGGCAGACGGTCGACGTGGATATGCCGGTGTTCGATTACAGGCGATGTAAAGACGAGGTACAAGACGGCAGTGCCGCGCAGTGCATAATTTGCCTCTCTAAATATGACGAGGCCGAGCAACCGGCGTTGTCGTTGCCATCGTGTCGACATAATTTCCACGTGGAGTGCATTCGTAAGTGGCTGCGCAGCCATGGCAGATGCCCGATTTGCAGCGCCGCCCCTTTTCCCTCGCACGCCGCTCCTCCCGCCAGATTAGATGTTGTGCGCGTCTCCGTTTTAGTTGACCCTCTCCGCTAA